From a region of the Oryza sativa Japonica Group chromosome 6, ASM3414082v1 genome:
- the LOC107276057 gene encoding benzoate O-methyltransferase: MVGGDGNDSYATNSRLPMKAIMETKPVLCKAIEGVFASLSSPAPAKIVIADLGCSSGPNTLLVVSGVISMISTSGYPEKTELQFFLNDLPGNDFNYVFRSLQQLKQLADRKERLLEPPYYIAGLPGSFYTRLFPCQSVHLFHCSYALMWRSKVPKELSSGVHLNKGNICIGKATPSHVVKLFQKKFKEDFSLFLALRSEELVSGGCMVLTFLGRKSSEMLAHGDVDTMWELLAEALQILVQKGRVKEEDLTTFNLPFYAPSVDEVTELIEESGLFDVEHTGVFESSWDPHDDSKSNGDAVADCARSADSIANCSIRAVIKPLITDHFGESIVDELFQVYVPLVAKHLEKGRAMYPVIVVSLKGRL; encoded by the exons ATGGTTGGAGGCGATGGAAATGACAGCTATGCCACTAATTCCAGGCTACCT ATGAAGGCCATCATGGAGACCAAGCCAGTGCTCTGCAAGGCAATAGAGGGGGTTTTTGCGTCCCTATCCTCTCCAGCTCCGGCGAAGATCGTCATCGCTGACCTCGGCTGCTCGTCGGGTCCCAACACGCTGCTAGTCGTGTCGGGAGTGATCAGCATGATCTCCACTAGTGGCTACCCGGAAAAGACGGAACTACAGTTCTTCCTTAATGACCTACCTGGCAATGACTTTAACTACGTCTTCCGGTCGCTGCAGCAGCTCAAGCAGCTTGCTGACCGGAAGGAGAGATTGTTGGAGCCACCATACTACATCGCTGGTCTACCAGGATCGTTCTACACTAGGCTCTTCCCTTGCCAGAGTGTCCACCTCTTCCACTGTTCCTACGCCCTCATGTGGCGCTCCAAG GTCCCTAAAGAGCTCTCAAGTGGCGTCCATCTGAATAAAGGCAACATCTGCATCGGGAAGGCTACGCCATCACATGTCGTCAAATTGTTCCAGAAGAAGTTCAAAGAGGACTTCTCACTGTTCCTCGCACTTCGCTCAGAGGAACTCGTAAGTGGCGGCTGCATGGTGCTAACATTCCTAGGCCGAAAGAGCTCAGAAATGCTGGCGCATGGCGACGTCGACACCATGTGGGAATTACTTGCCGAAGCTCTCCAAATTTTGGTCCAAAAG GGGCGCGTGAAGGAAGAGGATCTGACCACCTTCAACCTGCCGTTCTACGCGCCATCGGTGGACGAGGTGACTGAGCTGATAGAGGAGAGTGGCCTCTTCGACGTCGAGCACACGGGCGTCTTCGAGTCGAGTTGGGACCCCCACGACGACTCCAAGTCCAACGGCGATGCGGTGGCCGACTGCGCCCGCAGCGCCGACAGCATCGCGAACTGCAGCATCAGGGCCGTCATCAAGCCGCTCATCACGGACCACTTCGGGGAGTCCATCGTTGACGAGCTCTTCCAGGTGTATGTCCCCCTTGTTGCCAAGCATCTTGAGAAAGGAAGGGCTATGTACCCTGTCATTGTTGTCTCCCTGAAGGGAAGGCTCTAA
- the LOC9269280 gene encoding probable jasmonic acid carboxyl methyltransferase 2 isoform X2 gives MNPGQGETSYAQNSALQKTAQDRMKTLIEEAVTGLCTSSCPHPKNMVIADLGCSSGPNALTLVSAAVDAIHRYCAQHEQLPPEMCVLLNDLPDNDFNAVAKSLDTLKHSGDEALARPTAVITGMVPGSFYERLFARGSLHLVCSANSLHWLSEAPEDLKKSRIPMHDSDEQLRSSRHQIVADSYARQFRKDFMRFLSLRAQEIVPGGRMVVSLLVKRSDKPDTELIQPWTPAVTALSDMALRGVISKEKLDSFYIPLCCPMDSEVNNIIEEEGSFEVNKMMMHDPYDGTGKALLDLKMVALRVRAVFEPIIVQHFAASDEIMDDFVRAVERHLISSGALEARLSGQHPFAFLCLSLTRAM, from the exons ATGAATCCAGGGCAAGGTGAAACGAGCTATGCTCAGAACTCAGCACTTCAG AAAACAGCCCAGGATAGGATGAAGACTCTGATAGAGGAGGCAGTCACAGGCTTATGCACAAGCTCATGTCCTCACCCAAAGAACATGGTGATCGCGGACTTGGGCTGCTCCTCCGGACCAAACGCGCTCACGCTCGTCtctgccgccgtcgacgccatcCACCGCTACTGCGCGCAGCACGAGCAGCTGCCGCCGGAGATGTGCGTGCTCCTGAACGATCTGCCTGACAACGATTTCAACGCCGTGGCGAAGAGCTTGGACACACTGAAGCACAGTGGTGATGAAGCGCTCGCTCGCCCTACTGCTGTGATCACCGGTATGGTACCTGGGTCGTTCTACGAGAGGCTATTCGCTCGTGGCTCCTTGCATTTGGTTTGCTCGGCTAACAGCTTGCATTGGTTATCCGAG GCACCTGAAGATCTCAAGAAGAGTAGAATCCCGATGCATGATAGTGATGAACAGTTGAGATCATCAAGGCATCAAATTGTCGCGGATTCTTATGCTCGGCAGTTTAGGAAGGATTTCATGCGATTCTTGAGCTTGAGGGCACAGGAGATTGTCCCTGGAGGCCGAATGGTTGTCTCACTGTTGGTCAAGCGCTCGGACAAACCTGACACTGAGTTAATTCAACCATGGACGCCGGCGGTGACGGCTTTAAGTGACATGGCATTAAGG GGTGTTATCAGCAAAGAAAAGCTTGACTCCTTCTACATTCCCTTGTGCTGCCCTATGGACAGTGAAGTTAACAACATCATAGAGGAGGAGGGTTCATTTGAGGTCAACAAGATGATGATGCACGATCCGTATGACGGCACGGGCAAAGCCTTGCTCGATCTGAAGATGGTAGCCTTGCGCGTAAGAGCTGTATTTGAGCCAATAATAGTGCAGCATTTTGCAGCGTCAGATGAAATCATGGACGACTTCGTCAGAGCAGTGGAGCGGCACTTGATCAGTTCAGGGGCTCTGGAAGCTAGGCTGTCCGGCCAACACCCATTTGCCTTCTTGTGTTTGTCTCTTACTAGAGCGATGTGA
- the LOC9269280 gene encoding probable jasmonic acid carboxyl methyltransferase 2 isoform X1, whose amino-acid sequence MATNSKQSVHMNPGQGETSYAQNSALQKTAQDRMKTLIEEAVTGLCTSSCPHPKNMVIADLGCSSGPNALTLVSAAVDAIHRYCAQHEQLPPEMCVLLNDLPDNDFNAVAKSLDTLKHSGDEALARPTAVITGMVPGSFYERLFARGSLHLVCSANSLHWLSEAPEDLKKSRIPMHDSDEQLRSSRHQIVADSYARQFRKDFMRFLSLRAQEIVPGGRMVVSLLVKRSDKPDTELIQPWTPAVTALSDMALRGVISKEKLDSFYIPLCCPMDSEVNNIIEEEGSFEVNKMMMHDPYDGTGKALLDLKMVALRVRAVFEPIIVQHFAASDEIMDDFVRAVERHLISSGALEARLSGQHPFAFLCLSLTRAM is encoded by the exons ATGGCCACCAACTCCAAACAGAGTGTGCATATGAATCCAGGGCAAGGTGAAACGAGCTATGCTCAGAACTCAGCACTTCAG AAAACAGCCCAGGATAGGATGAAGACTCTGATAGAGGAGGCAGTCACAGGCTTATGCACAAGCTCATGTCCTCACCCAAAGAACATGGTGATCGCGGACTTGGGCTGCTCCTCCGGACCAAACGCGCTCACGCTCGTCtctgccgccgtcgacgccatcCACCGCTACTGCGCGCAGCACGAGCAGCTGCCGCCGGAGATGTGCGTGCTCCTGAACGATCTGCCTGACAACGATTTCAACGCCGTGGCGAAGAGCTTGGACACACTGAAGCACAGTGGTGATGAAGCGCTCGCTCGCCCTACTGCTGTGATCACCGGTATGGTACCTGGGTCGTTCTACGAGAGGCTATTCGCTCGTGGCTCCTTGCATTTGGTTTGCTCGGCTAACAGCTTGCATTGGTTATCCGAG GCACCTGAAGATCTCAAGAAGAGTAGAATCCCGATGCATGATAGTGATGAACAGTTGAGATCATCAAGGCATCAAATTGTCGCGGATTCTTATGCTCGGCAGTTTAGGAAGGATTTCATGCGATTCTTGAGCTTGAGGGCACAGGAGATTGTCCCTGGAGGCCGAATGGTTGTCTCACTGTTGGTCAAGCGCTCGGACAAACCTGACACTGAGTTAATTCAACCATGGACGCCGGCGGTGACGGCTTTAAGTGACATGGCATTAAGG GGTGTTATCAGCAAAGAAAAGCTTGACTCCTTCTACATTCCCTTGTGCTGCCCTATGGACAGTGAAGTTAACAACATCATAGAGGAGGAGGGTTCATTTGAGGTCAACAAGATGATGATGCACGATCCGTATGACGGCACGGGCAAAGCCTTGCTCGATCTGAAGATGGTAGCCTTGCGCGTAAGAGCTGTATTTGAGCCAATAATAGTGCAGCATTTTGCAGCGTCAGATGAAATCATGGACGACTTCGTCAGAGCAGTGGAGCGGCACTTGATCAGTTCAGGGGCTCTGGAAGCTAGGCTGTCCGGCCAACACCCATTTGCCTTCTTGTGTTTGTCTCTTACTAGAGCGATGTGA
- the LOC9269280 gene encoding probable jasmonic acid carboxyl methyltransferase 2 isoform X3 produces MKTLIEEAVTGLCTSSCPHPKNMVIADLGCSSGPNALTLVSAAVDAIHRYCAQHEQLPPEMCVLLNDLPDNDFNAVAKSLDTLKHSGDEALARPTAVITGMVPGSFYERLFARGSLHLVCSANSLHWLSEAPEDLKKSRIPMHDSDEQLRSSRHQIVADSYARQFRKDFMRFLSLRAQEIVPGGRMVVSLLVKRSDKPDTELIQPWTPAVTALSDMALRGVISKEKLDSFYIPLCCPMDSEVNNIIEEEGSFEVNKMMMHDPYDGTGKALLDLKMVALRVRAVFEPIIVQHFAASDEIMDDFVRAVERHLISSGALEARLSGQHPFAFLCLSLTRAM; encoded by the exons ATGAAGACTCTGATAGAGGAGGCAGTCACAGGCTTATGCACAAGCTCATGTCCTCACCCAAAGAACATGGTGATCGCGGACTTGGGCTGCTCCTCCGGACCAAACGCGCTCACGCTCGTCtctgccgccgtcgacgccatcCACCGCTACTGCGCGCAGCACGAGCAGCTGCCGCCGGAGATGTGCGTGCTCCTGAACGATCTGCCTGACAACGATTTCAACGCCGTGGCGAAGAGCTTGGACACACTGAAGCACAGTGGTGATGAAGCGCTCGCTCGCCCTACTGCTGTGATCACCGGTATGGTACCTGGGTCGTTCTACGAGAGGCTATTCGCTCGTGGCTCCTTGCATTTGGTTTGCTCGGCTAACAGCTTGCATTGGTTATCCGAG GCACCTGAAGATCTCAAGAAGAGTAGAATCCCGATGCATGATAGTGATGAACAGTTGAGATCATCAAGGCATCAAATTGTCGCGGATTCTTATGCTCGGCAGTTTAGGAAGGATTTCATGCGATTCTTGAGCTTGAGGGCACAGGAGATTGTCCCTGGAGGCCGAATGGTTGTCTCACTGTTGGTCAAGCGCTCGGACAAACCTGACACTGAGTTAATTCAACCATGGACGCCGGCGGTGACGGCTTTAAGTGACATGGCATTAAGG GGTGTTATCAGCAAAGAAAAGCTTGACTCCTTCTACATTCCCTTGTGCTGCCCTATGGACAGTGAAGTTAACAACATCATAGAGGAGGAGGGTTCATTTGAGGTCAACAAGATGATGATGCACGATCCGTATGACGGCACGGGCAAAGCCTTGCTCGATCTGAAGATGGTAGCCTTGCGCGTAAGAGCTGTATTTGAGCCAATAATAGTGCAGCATTTTGCAGCGTCAGATGAAATCATGGACGACTTCGTCAGAGCAGTGGAGCGGCACTTGATCAGTTCAGGGGCTCTGGAAGCTAGGCTGTCCGGCCAACACCCATTTGCCTTCTTGTGTTTGTCTCTTACTAGAGCGATGTGA